CTGGAGTGGATTGGGAAGAACCTGAGGGATAAGATTGACTTTGTGATATGGACAGGTGATAACGTAAGACACGATAACGATAGGCAGTTCCCGAGAACAGAGTTCGAGATAATAGATATGAACAGTTTAGTCTCCGGTAAGTTCCATAAACTGTTTGCCAATAACGAGAGTGGGAACCCAAGGGATTTTGACGTCGATGTCGTGCCAAGCTTGGGGAATAACGATGTCTTCCCCCATAATCTATTTGCCTTGGGGCCCACTTTACAAACCAGGGAACTTTACAAGATATGGAATAACTACGTACCAGAGGAGCAACAGAGAACCTTTGATAGAGGCGTATGTTTCGTCAAGGAGGTCATACCGGGGAAACTGGCCGTTATCTCGATAAACACATTGTATCTGTTCAAGGCAAACCCGCTTGTGGACAATTGTAACTCGCCCAAACAACCTGGTTACAGACTGCTTTTGTGGCTGGGATATGTACTGGAGGAAATGAGACAAAGAAATATTAAAGTTTGGTTTTCAGGACATGTCCCACCAATACCCAAAAATTTCGATGACAGTTGTTTCAACAAATTTACACTGTGGACACACGAGTATAGAGACATAATAGTGGGTGGCTTGTACGGACATATGAACGTTGATCATTTTATCCCGGTTGACGGGAAAAGGGCTTGGCAAGATCtagaagaggaggaagaaaggGCCCAACTTGGGGCTCAAAACCTGGATTTTGCAAATGACAATAGCCAGGATGATGAATCCTATCTTGTGCATGCAGACGCAGCAAGAGACGCTCGTTTAATGGGCGCTAAGCCTCAAAATAAAGTTTCCTACATGGAAACTGTCAAGGATAATATTTACGAAAAAattgacaaaaaaattcaccCTGGTGAGAAGTCAAATGGTCGTAAGAGgaggaaggggaagaagaggaggaaacaGGATCCTGTGGATATCGAGAAATTAAGCGAAAGATACTCTATCGTCAATATTGCTGGTTCTGTAATTCCAACTTTTAATCCTTCTTTCCGTGTATGGGAGTATAACATCTCAGGACTAGAGCAAGATACCTCCACTCTTGAAGGACCTAAAAACTGGGAttcctttttcaaatccTTAGAGGAAACGCTGGAAAATGATATTGAGGAGGCACAACTTTTATCGGAAGTGAACacacagaagaagaagaaaaagaagaacggTAAACGTAAGAACGATAAAACAGTCCCAGaaaaaaaccaaagaaCATCCCACTGGGACCAGCTTATACTCCACAACTGTTCGCACCTTTTACGGTTCGTCGAATACTATGCTGATTTAAAAAGCATTAATAAGGAGTACTACGAGCTGTTATGTTCAGGTGTAGACGCGGAGGAAGCCGCGAGTAACGTTTTCAGGTACCAGGTCGAATACACTTCGGAAGATGAGCCATTCAATACCAAGTCCCTGTTGGTTAGTGATTACCTGAAAGTTCTCACCAATATAGTGCACGAAAATGATAAATGGGACTCCTACTTAAGCAAAGCGTTCGTTTCCACCGGTTATAcggatgatgaggatgattGATTGATCGATTTTATCTCAATCAGCTCATGAGCTGTTTCGATTGTTGAAAGTCATGCTACTTCGTCTATTATAAGTATTTATATTACTCTTACGTATCGGTTTAGAAAACCTTATTTCTCAAAGATgaactccttcaattctttaTACGccttttccaaatcgtcGTTCACAACAGTTTTGTCATGAGCACCAGTCTGGGCGTATTCCAATTCCGCCTTGGCTGCATCCAGTCTCTTCTGTAAGGATTCGGCAGTTTCTGTACCTCTGCCTTCCAATCTTTTCCTTAGATCGTCCACAGATGGGGGCGCAACAAACAGAAATCTTGCGTTCAAGTCGCTCTTCTTTACCGCTATGACACCTTGCATATCGATATCCAAGATACAAGTTTTCCCGGAAGATGTAACTTGCTTAACTGAGTCAACGGTGGTACCGTAGTAATTGCCCGAAAATTGAGCCCACTCAATGAACTTGTTCTCCTCaatcatttttttgaattggTCGACCGTGGCGAAATTGTAATCCTTACCATCGACTTCTCCGGCTCTTGGAGATCTAGTCGTGGACGACACGCTGAACCCAAACGTGTCAGGGTATTCAGCAAGCagctttttcaaaagagtGGATTTCCCAGTACCACTTGGACCCGAAATAACAATTGGGCGAGGCATTTTTGTTTCTGAGGTTGTTTGCACTAGCGGAGGTTGATAGCTTGAACGTTGACACCTGTTGGTACGGCGGTATCAATGGAAATACTTGGCGTCAAAGCGAATAGAATCTgtatacaaaaaattttcaactgcaatttttttctcttgcGTTTCTCGctttactttttttctgttttttctgCCCTCGATTTTCCAGCCTTTAGAGTGTGATCTGAGGGACCGATTACCTTGATTTGTATCACCCGTTCAGTTCTTATTGTTCTGGGAAGGCTTGTATCACTTTAAGGCTCGGCATGAATAGCATAACTTAAATCAAAAATTGACTCTCCATCCTACAGATGAAACAAGAACGGAAAAGCTAGTTTAATTGCAAATAAAACCACTAAATCTCCGCTGCAGACTTGCAGTTATTTTCCTTTGAGGGTGCATAACATGGAGActctttttccttttttcctttgcaAATCACTTAGTGGAAGCAATTAAGTGACAATTGGCCTTTTTACAATGGTGGAACATTCCTTCCCAAGTCACCATATGTTACAATAAAACGACTTCCCTTTTTTCCAGCTTTTCTGTCTTtgtaacaaaaaaaaaattgagagcgaaaaaagaaaaacgaACAAGCTACGTATACTATGTCACCtcattttctcttttcgtAAGAACTGGTATTCAAGGTTTCGCATGGGAAATAGAATTTAAGTACTCTTTATTAAGACGCGGTTCTACCTCCTACACCAAATCCCCCctggaaaaggaaaaaaataactgTGAGTTAGAATGATTCAGCGATATCTGCTCACTTTGGCCTTGAACTTTGCTTGGTCCTATGCCAAGAATTTTGCCGTATCGAGGAGCGgagatgacgatgacgaattTCTACCAGTGCCCAGTGCACCAAGTTCAGCAGACCCAATTGTAGGGGATCCTGAGGAGGACCTGAACCCAGTCACAGAGGAGATGTTTTCTTCATGGGCTCTTTTCATCATGTTATTTTTACTCATTTCTGCTCTTTGGTCAAGTTATTACTTAACCCAAAGGAAGATTAGGGCTGTTCATGAAACCGTCCTGTCCATTTTCTACGGTATGGTCATAGGTTTGATTATCAGAATGACACCTGGGCATTACATACAGGATACGGTGACGTTCAACTCATCTTACTTCTTCAATGTGTTGCTACCTCCTATTATTCTAAATTCTGGGTACGAGCTGAATCAGgtgaatttcttcaataatTTCTGGTCAATATTGATGTTTGCAATACCCGGTACGTTCATATCTGCCGTGGTGCTGGGGGTTATACTTTTCATTTGGACGGCATTGGGTTTGGAGAGTGTAGATATTTCGTTGGTCGATGCATTATCGGTGGGTGCTACCCTATCAGCCACAGATCCTGTCACCATCTTGTCTATTTTCAACGCATACAAAGTGGATCCGAAACTGTATACCATTATCTTTGGGGAGTCTTTGCTGAACGATGCAATCTCGATTGTGATGTTTGAGACATGCCAGAAATTTCGGGGTCAGCCAGCCACCATCTcatcattttttgaaggtaTCGGACTTTTCCTGATGactttctctgtttctctGTTAATTGGGGTTTTAATTGGTATACTAGTTGCATTGCTCTTAAAGCACACCCACATTAGAAGATTCCCGCAAATTGAGAGCTGCCTAGTGCTTCTGATCGCTTACGAATCATATTTCTTCTCTAACGGATGCCACATGTCGGGTATTGTCTCACTGTTGTTTTGTGGGATCACGTTGAAGCACTATGCCTATTACAATATGTCAAGAAGAACGCAGATCACAATCAAATACATATTCCAAATGCTGGCAAGACTTTCCGAAAATTTCATCTTCATTTATCTAGGGTTGGAGCTATTTACCGAGGTGGAATTGGTTTACAAACCATTACTGATCATTGTTACAGCCATCTCCATCTGTGTAGCCCGGTGGTGTTCTGTTTTCCCCCTATCCCGCCTTGTCAACTGGATTCACAGAGTGAAAGTTATGAGATCAACCCCGCTAGAAATGAGGTCGACGATTGCCATTTCAGACGAAATACCTTATAATTATCAAGTTATGACTTTTTGGGCAGGATTGCGTGGTGCTGTGGGTGTTGCATTGGCACTGGGTATCCAAGGTGAGTATAAATTCACCCTCTTGGCGACCGTTCTAGTTGTCGTTGTACTAACTGTCATTATCTTTGGGGGCACAACAGCAAGTATGTTGGAGATGCTAAACATTAAGACGGGGTGTGTTaatgaggatgatgacAGCGATGATGAATTTGATATCGAGGCAGTGAGGCCAATTACTATTTACGGGTCAGGTAGCACCGGTCAGACGTACTCTGATGAAAGCTTAGAGTATCCAAATATATCAGAGGCAGACAGCAGAATAGCGATGACCGAACCTAATAATGGCGTGAATTTTACTAACAGAAACGGGTCGACAATGAGTGTTTCAGGTAGAGGTGTTGGGAAGGACGCTGTAAAGATGACAACGACACAACGGAGCAATTTCAGCTCAAGTCATATCCTGCTCCCCACCGATGACGGGTTGTCTAATACAAACACGGCACCGTCCGTCGCTGGAGGTTATCTCGATAGAACAAATTTGAGTAACAAACTCAGTGGGTTCTTCAACCCCGACTCTCAATGgttccaaaactttgatGAAAACGTTCTGAAACCGGTATTTTTAGATGCGAATGATGCAAAGGAAAATCGAGAACCGAGTACATCGAGGGCAGGCACACCACAGGTAACATCCAATCGTAGGAATCAGTGATGTGTTTACTGAGACTTCCCGATTCCCAGGGCATTTGTGCCGAGAAAGTATGGTACGGAGATAAACATAGGCTTTTTTGAGTTTGAGCAGATTCTAATCTCACAAACAAGAGCCTACGGGTATCATCACTTCGGCATCAGGAATGATTTTGGGTATGCGCAGTCTAGAGTATCTGATTATATATAACAAGTTTGATAACTGTTTACGCTCTCTCAACTACTCTTCAAATCAGAATCGACAATAATAGTACAGGCGAGTTTTACGTACATTCCCATAGCTAGTCCTACTGCTGGGCAAGTCAACTTGTCTTTTATGCCAGCACAGTGTATTCAGAACTGGACAATTATTTTAAATAACTGTCGGGTACTTTAACCGACTCTGGCCCTTATAACTTCTTTATGGGTTTCTCAAAACACCTTAATAATTGTGCGGTGATCAACCCATTAACCCAAGAtctcaaaaatttcaaattaCCCGGAAACCTAATTTTGGCACCCTTCAAATTCGAAATTTTTACGTACAGTTTTTCCCGTCTTACATAGCTCAAAGAGGATTACTCTCATCGTAGTTGCAAAAGACAGAAACAACACCACTAGACAGGTAGGAAACCAGATTCTATACACACCCCATTATCAACTCTGTTATAAAGTTTTTTTCTCACCCTTAAGCCTGTTCTCACGCCTGCTATTTGCATCCATATTTTATAGCAGAGATACATATATTTATTACTAAACATGATCAAATTATCAAGATTCGAAAGACTTCAAAAGGAGCGCAATGCAATTCTTTTTAAGCCGCTAATTGGAGATTTAACTGACTGTAATGACAAGGACTTTTTAGAGAAAGTAAATGAGATCCAGGAATGGGACAGACCCAGAGATGACTTATTTGTTTGGATTCCGGTTTTGAATAGAATCGACCAGATCCTATCAGACATTGTTGAGAAGTACTCCTACAGCTTTAAAAACTCCAAGAAAACGGCGATCAATTTGGTTGAGATGAACGAGGAAGACGAATGTACATGTATGATTCTGACTGGTTTTACTTGCCGCTTACTCTATAACTCTGAAAATAGGTACATCTACTCATCGCACGATGTAATGAGTGATCTGCTGAATTGTCCCAATTTTAGAGTCAAGTATGGTGCCATTAAGGTTTTGGCAATTGTCGGCGAAAGGTATGTAGTTGCTAGAGAAAGATTCGAAAGCGTTTTCAAAATAGGACTACCtcaattgaaaaagaaggcaCTGAAACTTGCTTTAGCCCTACAAACCTCCGCTGTGGATGACAGTGGGGAGCACTTTTCCATCGCTGACTTATATCtagacaagaaaaaataccCATCAAAATGGTCTAGGTTTAAATTCAGCTATTATGGAGGCCAACCCCACAGTGGCAATGGCCATAgcgaaaagaaaatacacAGACTAGGAGTGCCACAAAATGGCAACTCGTCAAtgaaaaagttcaattTGAGTAATGAAGAGTTGAAAAGTTCGAGCTTGCAGCAACTGTTCGATAAAGGAATGGAAGTTATCCCTAATGATCACTGGTACGATTTTTCTTTAAAGGTAACGATTGCAAAGGCCTTTTCTGACGATTCGTCAGATAATATTCAATTGAGGAATCTGATTATACAAACTAAACTAAATGCAGTGGCATTTGTAAACACAGTGTACGTTCCTCCACATGTTAGTTCTaaactttttgaagtagACCCATACACGTTCAACTGTCTTACAGAGCTGATTTCGTTGGCCGAACCGTCCATTCCATCTGGAGTAAGATTGGATAGTCTTTTTGCTTTGGAGTGTATATCATTGAAACACGTTTGGTGCTCTGATATTATGAGGAATCTGGGTGGTAATCTAGCCCACGGCACAATGTTCCAGATTTTACGTCAAATTGGCAAGCTACTGAGAGATGAGGAACTAGCATCAAACCAGGAAGAG
This sequence is a window from Huiozyma naganishii CBS 8797 chromosome 3, complete genome. Protein-coding genes within it:
- the PPN1 gene encoding endopolyphosphatase (similar to Saccharomyces cerevisiae PPN1 (YDR452W); ancestral locus Anc_5.568), whose product is MIRLSDRDTSLGTNYKFIMRRWKLMVLPVFMALGLILVLQHPSTVSEFVSTGAPDLGLVDQKPVVVRDPYTGREKTLHGRFLHITDIHPDSLYEEGAPVGAVCHNRSREGDGYAEGEDGAPRFGLAMSGCDSPMELMEFTLEWIGKNLRDKIDFVIWTGDNVRHDNDRQFPRTEFEIIDMNSLVSGKFHKLFANNESGNPRDFDVDVVPSLGNNDVFPHNLFALGPTLQTRELYKIWNNYVPEEQQRTFDRGVCFVKEVIPGKLAVISINTLYLFKANPLVDNCNSPKQPGYRLLLWLGYVLEEMRQRNIKVWFSGHVPPIPKNFDDSCFNKFTLWTHEYRDIIVGGLYGHMNVDHFIPVDGKRAWQDLEEEEERAQLGAQNLDFANDNSQDDESYLVHADAARDARLMGAKPQNKVSYMETVKDNIYEKIDKKIHPGEKSNGRKRRKGKKRRKQDPVDIEKLSERYSIVNIAGSVIPTFNPSFRVWEYNISGLEQDTSTLEGPKNWDSFFKSLEETLENDIEEAQLLSEVNTQKKKKKKNGKRKNDKTVPEKNQRTSHWDQLILHNCSHLLRFVEYYADLKSINKEYYELLCSGVDAEEAASNVFRYQVEYTSEDEPFNTKSLLVSDYLKVLTNIVHENDKWDSYLSKAFVSTGYTDDEDD
- the GUK1 gene encoding guanylate kinase (similar to Saccharomyces cerevisiae GUK1 (YDR454C); ancestral locus Anc_5.572), with product MPRPIVISGPSGTGKSTLLKKLLAEYPDTFGFSVSSTTRSPRAGEVDGKDYNFATVDQFKKMIEENKFIEWAQFSGNYYGTTVDSVKQVTSSGKTCILDIDMQGVIAVKKSDLNARFLFVAPPSVDDLRKRLEGRGTETAESLQKRLDAAKAELEYAQTGAHDKTVVNDDLEKAYKELKEFIFEK
- the NHX1 gene encoding bifunctional K:H/Na:H antiporter NHX1 (similar to Saccharomyces cerevisiae NHX1 (YDR456W); ancestral locus Anc_5.573), encoding MIQRYLLTLALNFAWSYAKNFAVSRSGDDDDEFLPVPSAPSSADPIVGDPEEDLNPVTEEMFSSWALFIMLFLLISALWSSYYLTQRKIRAVHETVLSIFYGMVIGLIIRMTPGHYIQDTVTFNSSYFFNVLLPPIILNSGYELNQVNFFNNFWSILMFAIPGTFISAVVLGVILFIWTALGLESVDISLVDALSVGATLSATDPVTILSIFNAYKVDPKLYTIIFGESLLNDAISIVMFETCQKFRGQPATISSFFEGIGLFLMTFSVSLLIGVLIGILVALLLKHTHIRRFPQIESCLVLLIAYESYFFSNGCHMSGIVSLLFCGITLKHYAYYNMSRRTQITIKYIFQMLARLSENFIFIYLGLELFTEVELVYKPLLIIVTAISICVARWCSVFPLSRLVNWIHRVKVMRSTPLEMRSTIAISDEIPYNYQVMTFWAGLRGAVGVALALGIQGEYKFTLLATVLVVVVLTVIIFGGTTASMLEMLNIKTGCVNEDDDSDDEFDIEAVRPITIYGSGSTGQTYSDESLEYPNISEADSRIAMTEPNNGVNFTNRNGSTMSVSGRGVGKDAVKMTTTQRSNFSSSHILLPTDDGLSNTNTAPSVAGGYLDRTNLSNKLSGFFNPDSQWFQNFDENVLKPVFLDANDAKENREPSTSRAGTPQVTSNRRNQ